In Nocardia sp. NBC_01327, the genomic stretch GATCCCGCGGACCGGGAACTGATCGAGGCCATCGGGGTGCGGGCGCGCGCCGCCGCCGCGGTGGGGAGTCTGCGGGGCAGTACCTTCGGGCGGATCGGCGGGCGGCCGATGGGCATGAATACCGCGGTGGCCAATACCGACCAGTGGCAGCACACCTTCGGGATCGATGTGGAGGAGATCGATCAGTGGGAGATCGTGCGGCGCGCCGAGCTGGCCGATGCGGGGGAGGCCAAGGGCGCCCGAGAGTGGTTGGAACGCAATACCGCCGGGGTGCACTACGACGGCCGCATACTGACGCCGGAACTGCTGGAGCGGCAGATCTGCTCCTATCTGGCCATGCGCGACCTGATCGCGGAATGGCATCTGGACTTCTCCGGCATCAAGGGCCAGCCGGAACTGACCCAGTACTTCGCCACCATGGACATCACCGAGGCCTTTCTCAACGACCCGTACGACTGGAACGGGCCGAAACAGCCGCACGTCTGCGCCACCGAGGCGGATATGGACGGCGCGCTCACCATGCAGCTGCTCAAGCAGATCTCCGGCACCCCGGTGCTTTTCGCCGATGTCCGGCACTATCACGCCGACCGTGATATCTGGGATCTGTGCAATTCCGGGCAGCACGCCACCTGGTTCGCGGCCCGCAGCGACGATCCCGCCGAGAACCTCGCTCGTGTTCACCTCTATCCGGAGGTGTTCTTCTTCCCCGCCGGTGGTGCGTCGGTGCATCATCTGGCCGCGCCCGGGCAGATGACATTCGCCCGGCTCACCCGTAAGAACGGTGCGTACCGAATGCAGTTGATGCTCGGGGAT encodes the following:
- a CDS encoding L-fucose/L-arabinose isomerase family protein; this translates as MARIGVISISDGRDYVHGGIVGFIRTVEDRLVAALTAAGHTVVRGREPVASNQQAVAVARRVQAAGVDLTVLHYAVWAFPHFTMLAAGQLTSPILLLSNIDPVQPGMVGMLAAGGALDQIGREHARLWGDPADRELIEAIGVRARAAAAVGSLRGSTFGRIGGRPMGMNTAVANTDQWQHTFGIDVEEIDQWEIVRRAELADAGEAKGAREWLERNTAGVHYDGRILTPELLERQICSYLAMRDLIAEWHLDFSGIKGQPELTQYFATMDITEAFLNDPYDWNGPKQPHVCATEADMDGALTMQLLKQISGTPVLFADVRHYHADRDIWDLCNSGQHATWFAARSDDPAENLARVHLYPEVFFFPAGGASVHHLAAPGQMTFARLTRKNGAYRMQLMLGDFETYDDATNEALMNQSTREWPHAFARLDAEAPDFLSRFGANHIHAVPGDRRPEVRAACELLDVTLDEFSRAS